AATCTGTTTTCGGTTCTGTTTTGGCATGCGGTTTAATCTAATTACACATACGCCACGTTGTGCGGAGTTTCACAATCGTCGTTCGCCGTCGCGTCGTTTGGAGTTTTCTTGTGTATTTAAGTCACGTTTTCTTGCCGCCGCAGACCTCTCAAAGGAGTTAGCCCCATTTTGGTGGCCAAGCAGCGCCAAACTTGCCCATTGATTAATGGCCAAAGCGAGTtggccataaataaataaaaaaaaattatttattaattaacgCATCGCCCAGAGACAAGTCATCAGCTATCAAACAGCTGCAAAATATGTGCTGCATTATTCAAAGTTTTCAATTCCAATTGTTTGGGCCGCGCTGTTCATCTTcatttttttgccattttcctCGCCTTAGGGCaagttcaatatttttttcttgtatgTACGTTGATGCCATTTACGTTTTTGATTGATGGCTTACAGAAAAGTTTAGCCATGTTTGGCAACATTTAGGattcattttgtattcaaGAGTctgttgatatattttatttcagttGTAAGAAgcttattgaaattgataGATGACATTGAGTGAGAGCCGATaaacttattaattttattaagcctattttcttctttattattttctttgtgaCAGTGACTTgggcaacaataacatcaCCAAGCTGGAGGCCAATTCATTTTTCATGGTGCCACATTTAGAAGAGCTGTAAGTATGCGTTAATGTTAATAAAgagcaagaaaataaaatgaattttgtttttcacaataatccaaattaaataaaaatgcaattattattctatttaaatGTTACACATACTGTTGGTATAAATAATATCTAAAACGTAAACTTGGCTATTATAAATCTTAATAGTTTTCCACCTCGAAGAGCTGACTCGAAGCTGCTAAATCCGTATAATTAATGAGCAGGGTTGTTAAATTAAGCTTCTGCTATTTAGCTTCCCAACTCTGCCCGAGTATTGTTTAAGCTACCCAATTCACGTAATGTTTTTACATGCCACAAAGCCTCATCCCCTTCCCTTTCCGTTTTTAATCTGTATACTAAGCATCTAGTGATTGTTGAAAACACACAAAGTTATGTGAAAAgcataacaaaagcaaaacaaaggcgacaacaacatgcaaaaaaacacaaaaatgaaagaaaaaaactttcaTTGTTGCCTGTCATGAGCGCTGCGACTCATTATTCAATTTCACAGCAACCTCCCAGCCACACCCCTAACCcaaaaaagcgaaagcgaaaaaaatgaaatcacaGTGGTCAGTCAGCTGTAGTTGATGAGGAGGGGAATGAGGATAGAGTCGGGGGGATAGTCAGGATTgctgcaacggcaacagcagcagttggggGTAATATAAATTACTTGATTACGTTGTATATTTCAGCGACTTTGCAGGATTAATTACTCAGGCTGTTATCCTTGCAATTTCCTGCACTTTAGCTTAGCGTCTAAAGActttcgacttcgacttcttGCGCGCAACTGTTGACCAAGGGAAGGTTTTTATTTGCAGAACGTTGTCCGACAATAGCATCATTAATATGGATCCCTACACGTTTTATGGACTCGCCAAATTGAAACGTTTAAGTTTGCAAAACTGCGGCCTTAAATCGTTGGCTCCGCATTCATTTCAAGGACTCGGCCAGCTTGTCAGCCTGTGAGTATGCAACACAAGTCGAATTGCCAAACGTAtctgtaagtgtgtgtgtgtgcctgtctgtctgtgtgagtgtgtttttgtgtgcgtgAGTATGTTTTAATGTTTGCTTTTAAGCGTATGATACAGCGAAGGATGCGCCCGAAGTCGAAACAGACGCCTGCAGGATCAATTAGTACGCTTGCTGCCATTTAGTTTGTTGCCTTCACACACATCAACACCCAACactccccacacacacacagtcgcacaCATGTATACGCACACGCACTAGCACAAGCAAACTTAAGAGGACTTGCCAGCACTTGCCAGCAATTACACGCTATTTTGCTCATACTTTTCGCTTTccctttttctcttttttcttttactcatttcaaattgcaaatcgtttaaaaaaatatgaacaaaaaatacacacacacacacttcactCACACAACACTCGACCCCAATGGTAAAATGGGGGAAAACCCTGACGGAACTCAGTCAATTGAATGGCAACGCCTTGGTCAGTTTGGATGGCAATTGTTTGGGCAACCTGCTGAAACTGCGCTCCTTGCGCCTTGAGGGGAACCTCTTCTATCGCATTCCAACAAACGCTCTGGCCGGACTTAGAACACTCGAAGCACTGTGAgagttttttccttttatcaTTTCTATATTTCTAGCATTTTGCATGCTTAAAGAACTATTCCAATATAATCCACAGACAAATTGGCAATGCTTTgttatgaaaatttattgcCCTCTAATTATGCATATTACGTATTCTTCCATTTTAGTTGTTAACTATACAAATCCTTATTTGCTGCATAATTTTCCATGTGTAATTAGCAAATTTGACTTCAGTGTTGAAATGTGTATTTTATGTGCGGTTTGGTTACAAATGTTTTTGGGGTCTAATCGAAATGCATGCGCTTAATGAATCATGTGAAATGTATAATATTCAATGCTATGACAAGGGGTTGACAATTGCCTTAAATCGTATGgtggaatttaatttaacctgcatttcattttctgcTCAATTGAACAAATATGTAATGTGAGAACTGCTGCggaatgcaattaattatcATTAATAAGATGTGTTGCTTTTCTCAACtgttatttagtatttattaacTGAGCAAACATTCATAATTttctgtaaaataaaaatttaattgaaatttactgATAACTGAAACAAAAAGTAATTCTAATtccttaaataaaatttaatttcttataatatttttaatattttatactcaCTTTTATTCTAAGAAAAATGTAActtccattttattttctaaataatGCAACTTTTTGTAACACAGAGAACTGCTGTggaattataattaattatcattataataatgatgTGTTGCTTTCCTTATGAGTTgtttagcatttatttattgaaaaatcataaatcatgTTATTCTTAATACATATCGTATAATAATTTACTATTGATTGAAGAACTTCATctaattcattaaattacatttaacaCTTACCAATATTTTAACACTTTTCACTGGtaacattaaattaaagctgggttttattttttgcccaTTTGAATGAACTGTTTTGCGACATGAAAATTGCTgcgaaatgcatttaattgtaattaatacaatttattgcttttcTTATGcgttgtttattattaattaacttCAAAAgcattaatcaaattaatattcatttaaattattaaatgaagtAGCAAATACTTCTATTAATTTTTCTCTATTCgaacataaaaataagtacacgcacagtatactaTAAGCACTTGCTCTAGAATACTAACTATGACTTCCTAATAGATTTGATATGATAAttcaacattaatttaatgcGCATGTTTTTAACGTACTTTGAACTCGTTCAACAAactcatttacaatttttatccatAATTCAGGAATTTGTACTTTCTCATCTActctataaaaacaaaacgtatTACAGATCTAAAGATTTTGGCCATTAAATTGTGCAATTACTCATAATTTTTTTCCTCTTCACTTTCGTTCGTAATGCGACTTCATTAACAATTTCGGAACCAACAGCAATTTGGGCAGCAATTTGTTGACAATAATAAACGATGACGATTTTCCAAGGATGCCAAACTTGATCGTGCTGTAAGTGATAGCTTATAGATGGAGTCTGTTTAGTAGTTAATATTATGCGAAATATTACTTTTACTTACATATATGGTTTGTCTTTTTGTTTGCAGTTTACTGAAGCGAAATCAAATCATGAAAATCTCTGCGGGCGCTCTTAAGAATTTAACGGCTTTAAAAGTTCTGTAAGTAACtaaagcaataacaaatacTTTAAGAACTTCACACACTTGcccatatacacacacacacacacacacatatacaaacaTGACTTGACAGGACACGACAGGATGGTAGAGAGCAGGACAGACGACCCACGGCGCGACctacaaaatgcaattgatatcaaagtgaaattgaattcaatgACTCTTGAATGCTCTAAGATGTgtcattaaaacaaaacaaatccaTAGCATATACTAAGAAAAAAGGCTACTTATTTCCCTATTTTAAAAACGAAGAAGTAATAAGGAATTTATGGAAAAATCATTTTATCATTCGGCTTCACTCTtctaataattacaattttgtttgaaGTCAaagtttgcaaattaaaatatttagaaatttcAATTCGTATGaacattatattttgtttgttattgaaaacaaatattttttatcttaaaaataagaatatcCATCCGCAAATCATCGTTTTTTTATAgagtatatattgaatgtgcCGCTGCACCGCAAACGTCTTTTGAAACTTTTAATACTCGATTCTTCCTCAAGGGAGTAAACACAAGCAGAAGTTGAAGTGCAAGTGGAAATGGTGTTTATCCGTTTCTTTTTcattcgtttttcttttttcgggGCATAGCTcgaataaatttcaattttgcaacAAAGCGGGCAAAacttgttgtattttttttaactttactTTGCGACAGCTTAAATTGTCGACGTTGTGACGCCGCTGCTGACATCGCtgccgccgtcgccgtcgctgtcgctgtttaccgcaaatttttggtttttgcgttgcatactttgggGCGTGCGCATAAAATTCGCTTAACTTCAGATGCAACGAGGGCTGCAGACGAtgacaaatatgcaaatttatgttgTGGCTGACTGACGCGTTAGTCAAACTAAACAGACAAACCTCAAGATACCAGGGGATAAGCAAACGCATGCAACCTCTGAAGACGAAGTATGCAtcaagtgaaagtgaaaaactTTCGCCGTGCAACGCGTAAATCTGTGTTGAAAAGTATAAAGAAATTTACCGTATGCATTCGCTGAAGATTTATGAGTATCCACCTTCCTTCAATCTTCCCCCGCGCTAGCGTGGCGTGTCTGTTATGTGTTCTCCAAGTGAAAGTTGggaaagttttgttttatgccaGGCACGCACATTGCTGAAAAGGGAAATGGACACGCTCAGGGATAGACAGCGTAAACATGAAATTCTTATAAGGGTTTATATGGATATCAATTGATTAATTTcgattattgaaattaaagaatatttatatatttatttaaaggtAGCGGAAGGGAtcacttaaatttaattggtacaattaaaaaagtagactttttattaaataagttCACTTTGaatgaacaaaatataatttcaaattaaataatttcgtaattaataagttttaaataaaatgaataaccCCAAAatcaacaagtaagaaagctacagtcgagagtTCTCGACTGTCAGGTATACActatccattttcaataaaactatattctacaaatataccaaaaatatacggaaaaattaaatatctgaaaggctatatttggtttaGCAATATTaccatataatatttaaaatataccatggagtaaaaaatataccattacatacaaaatatacaacatatacTACACTCGCAATATATGGTACAATAGAGAGCAAACTATACTAGAAATGGTATTAACAAGTTTTTCTTGGTAGATGACTTTTAgttacaattgaaattaatttgaactttATCGGAAACTAATgtgttattttaataaataaacaaataataaaatataattaaataataacccgatatactatattggacaaactcaaaatatataatagcaaacatgataaataaaaatactaattgaaaaattaaattaatttattattaaatatgttatttaactaaaatacatataattgaaatgaatacattattttgaaaactacAGGGTAGTGAATGAATTCAATAAGCACAAAGGCAAATGTACAAACAAATGTAAGGTTCTTATTAAaaggaatttaaaataatcacCTAAGATATTCAGATTTTATAAGTTGACCACTTGACTGAAATGGCTTCAAAcgtattttgcttttatcgaACACCCTCACGTATAATTGAAATCAATGCACTTTGTGGGAAACTAAACTTTATTTTcatacataaatttgcatgGCACACACAGTTGGTGTCCCAGAATCAGATCCAATCAGAATTCTGTACCCCGGCTACGTGCGAACACGTACGGACTGACCCTCGAAATAACCGCAATGTGAGACACATGCAAATACGCTCTTTGAGTTGTTCATGCAGTGCACAGAAGCGAAACCGAAGCGagtataaacaagtaagaaagctacagtcgagtgtactcgactgtgagatacccgctacccatttggaataaaagaaatatattttgcggtattttctcaaaatataccgaaaatactgcaaaaatactaataatataccgaatggtatatttggtatatcgacatagtaccgcattcaaaatataccatagacggcacaatataccagattgtcagccaaagcaactcagacccctagtaagtaggcgcttttgcccatacaaaagtatttctttaataacttcgacaatttttatctgattgcaattcaggaatcataactactatagttattattgtatataccaaaattcggaactctagctttaaaattacgcttgttattcgatttttttgatttgcgggggcggaagtgggcgtggcaaaaatttgaaacaaacttgatctgcgtgcaaacataacaaatgctgtcgaaaaaaaattatagctctatctcttatagtctctgagatccagtgtttcatacggacagacggacagacggacagacacacagacggacagacggacatggctatatcgtctcggctgttgacgctgatcaagaatatattatatatactttatagggtcggagatgcctccttctacctgttacatacatttcctgccggcacaaagttataatacccttctaccctatgggtagcgggtataaaaatcgcAATATTTATAAGCGAATTTTGAAATGTGCTTcaataatatattgaatatatttttgtatatttgttttctttgcagGGAATTGGATGATAATTTGATAAGCAGCTTGCCAGAGGGACTCAGCAAATTGACACAACTGCAAGAGCTGTAAGTATTCATTGCACAGGTGTTGCTCAAAGATTAGCAGCACACAATGACCTCAACGAGGGGTCTGGGTGGGGGCCGGGAGAAGGCAAGATAATGGGGAAGAAAATATCGTTTTCACTTTAGCTGGCAGCACAACATTTGCTACTTTGTCAGGCGGCAAACAAGCGGAAACCAAAAATCATAACGCATCATTACTTTGTGAATTTACGACGAACCCCGCgacgctctctttctctctgctaAGTCCCCCTCTTCCATCCGGTGTGATTGCAGTTGCCTTTGACTAGTTCCACATCCTGTAGccattgcagttgcaactctTTTTTCTTCTACTTTACTTGGATACAGTTGCTTTGTCACTCACTTTGTGTCGTTAGCACAACAATGTCTCCGTGTGCATGGATTAAAAAAGTTCACAATGTTTTGCAAGCTTGTTTTCTGCGTTAGATCAATCGCAGTCTTTTCAATAAAGAATCAATTTAAAGTTCATAGTTTTGCtcaattgaaaattacatAGAAAAAATTCATAAAGCTTTATGAGACTGTTTTCGTTAGATTGCTTGcagtcttcttcttctttcatAGTTTTCCTCaatcaatatcaatttaatagttttgcTGAATCAAATAtagaaaagccaaaagcaacaaaatattatttaataacaataatttatagtatttaaatattctttaaatatttgttaaaatattataatacatttttgatttaatatttagaGTATACAAAATTCGTTAGTTTGCCAGTAATATTTGAAATCTAAGTAGTCGTggctgcattttgtttttgccacgCACTTCCTGCGAGTGGCAGCTGCGGCAACTGGCGACTGTCATTGGAATCGTTGACATCGTTGCAAGTTTTTTGCCTTGCAACGTTTCTCAAATGTCTCCCCAAGGAAATTCAATTTCTGGTAAACAGGATAATTATGAGCATGTTAAATGTTGCGATAAAAGCCACGCTGCGTTGCACTCACCATCCAGCCGAGCCATTGCATATCCCATGATTGGGGAATTAAACTAGTAAATAAATTCGCTACTTTtgctctgctgttgttgagaaGAGACTTGCACTTTTTTTCGTTGTGATGTGGTTTTTCCCGCTgctagaaaaacaaatttaaaaggattaaaaacattttgtaatgCTCGCAGTTGGCAGTTTGTTGATTGCCAACAAAGTTAACTGTTTCTTCGAGGGCAACCAAAGGAAAATAAACAGACAGAGTCGAAGCAACAAATTAAACCGATAAATACAGAGATTTCGTAGAAGTTTGcacaaattaagcaaaattaAAGACACCACTTAAATACATTGTTAATTGAGAGATTAAGATGGTTGCATCAATATCTTAAAATGAACTAATGTACGAGTATAGTAAaagttaagtttttgttacCTTAAAGAGTTCACTCTTGGCTCTTCAAACTTCTCCACTGCCTTGAGCATTTCCTGAATGTTGGCcaagaaaaaccaaaagacGATAACAAAATGTTAGCCCAAAAATATACACTGATTTTATGCGTGGCAGTTGTCACATGTCCCCGACTTGGTGCCTCGCCAACTTGACTCTCAAATGCAGCTGCCACGCAGTGGCACTTGAGAACAGAGTGTGCAACTTAGAAATAGATGTTTATATGCCATAGATGTTTAGATTTTAACCCTGATTGTGCTACAGCTCCATGACCAGCAATCGCCTGCGCTGGATAAATGATACGGAACTACCCAGAAGCATGCAGATCCTGGACTTTAGAGCCAATCCTTTGTCCACCATCACCAACGGCGCCTTTCGTGGCATGACCAAGCTGAGAAAACTGTAAGTTGAacatatgaatttatatattgtagtataaCGATTTCATTGAGCAGTATATTGTCCGATGTGCGCACCCTGAGAAACTTCCCGGAACTGGAGGCCTGCCATGCCTTGGAGATCCTCAAGTTGGACCGAGCTGGCATTCAGGATGTGCCAGCAAAACTGTGTCGTCAAACGCCAAGACTGAAGAGTTTGTAAGTATCAATTAAATTGCCTAATTActtcttttctttacttttttatttcaattattcttttttgcttAAGAAAGATTCCaagctttaaattgttttctaaataaaacaaacatattaatgttataccaaatgtaaaagttaatttaaattataaagcGTTAATTagataaatttgtattttatttttgtacataaatttttaaatatttactattctattttattatatttctattatatttcttaagagcttactttaataaataaaattactctAATAtctaattaattcaattttgtttcaaatttcatttagaGAACTTAAAACCAATTCCTTGAAAAGCATCCCAAATTTAAATAGCTGCAGAGACTTAAGGCTGTTGTAAGTATTCTATCTATATAGTGTGGAACGacttattcatttttaatttgtatttaccAGAGATTTATCGAGTAATCAAATCGAATCACTGCAAGGACGACCATTTTTCGGGCTGAAACAACTGCACGATCTTTTGCTCTCCTACAATCGCATCAAGTCCTTGCCACAGGATGCCTTTCAGGGCATTCCCAAGTTGCAATTGCTGTAAGTGCAAATAAGATTTACTAAAACCATTATTAACTGCTTGCTTTATTTACCAGTGATCTGGAGGGCAATGAGATTGCCTTTATACATAAGGACGCCTTTGCAGTGTTTACAGCTCTGGAGGATCTCAACTTGGGCAACAACATCTTTCCACATCTGCCTGAGGCAGGCCTCAGTGCTCTGCTCCATCTGAAGACGTTCAACAATCCGAAACTACGTGAATTCCCACCGCCCGAAACCTTTCCGCGAATTCAGACATTGATTCTCTCCTATGCCTATCATTGCTGTGCCTTCCTCCCTTTGGTCGCCATGTCGGCGCAGCGCAAGACGTCCCAGGTGCAGGAGGCGGTGCTCTTTCCCTCCGATGCAGAGTTTGATATGACTCTTTGGAACACCACCATGATGAACATCTGGCCACAAATGTGTGCGTATCCAATCAATCACATAGTACTTTTTATCAAGTGTAAAACATTAGTTTCAGTtctttttaaagtttatttagcAAACTGTCTCAGAAATACATTAAAAGATCTTGATTTCCAATTAGTCTAAGAAATGTTCCGAAGGTATCGTTTCTATCTATTCTTGCAGAAGAATTGAAATACTTAAGGAATAAATCCTAATGAACTACTTAAATTTTAGAAGACAAGgaatgattttttttgattcaGATCTGTATAAAATGggaacatttttttataagaaTCTGTTTTAATCAGACTAGTAAGGACACTTAGAACACTTGTCCTAGATACTTCTTTGGAGAACAGTGAATTTTGGAATAGAATTCAACTCAAAAAACTATCCTGGAATGTTGCAGTTACAGCTCTTAGATAACCACCTAGTCagaaaacaattattaaaattttgcagttttgtaGTTAGTCTACTAGCAGCTCTCTCATTTTTGGTatgttattcaattatttgcaaataaatgaaacaaaattacTCCAAGAACCTTCATTCCTCAACGTATCTAATACACTTCcgcatttattaatttttcttacAGATAATCTGAGCAAGCAGCTGGGCGCCAGCTCACACGAGCTGTGGGATTCACCCAACTACATGACCAACTACAAGTTCAACGAAGatctgcagcagctgccaacaGGCAGCCAGTCGCCCAGCAGCTACATGGAAGACTACTTTGAGAGTCACGACGTGAGTGCACCTGGTAcaggctttggctttggcacaGGTCTCTTCAGTGGCATCTCTGCGGATGATCTGCAGCCTGGATCGGTGCAGTGTCTGCCCATGCCTGGTCCCTTTTTGCCTTGTGCCGATCTCTTCGATTGGTGGACGCTGCGCTGTGGAGTCTGGGTTGTCTTCCTCCTCGCTCTTCTCGGCAATGGCACGGTGGTCTTTGTGCTCGTCTGCTCGAGATCCAAGATGGATGTGCCGCGATTTCTAGTCTGCAAtctggctgctgctgactTCTTTATGGGCATCTATTTGGGCATTCTGGCCATTGTCGATGCCGCCACCTTGGGTGAGTTTCGCATGTTCGCCATTCCCTGGCAGATGTCGCTGCTCTGCCAGCTGGCTGGCTTTCTGGCGGTGCTCAGCTCTGAGCTGTCCGTCTACACGCTGGCAGTGATTACGCTGGAGCGCAACTATGCCATAACCCATGCGATACACTTGAACAAGCGTCTCTCGCTGCGCCAGGCGGGCTACATCATGAGTGTGGGCTGGATCTTTGCTCTGATGATGGCTTTGCTGCCACTCTTGGGCGTCTCTGACTATCGAAAGTTTGCCGTCTGCTTGCCCTTTGAGACGACAACGGGACCGGCGAGTTTAACCTATGTGATTAGTCTGATGTTCATCAATGGCTGCGCCTTTCTCACTCTCATGGGCTGTTACCTCAAGATGTATTGGGCCATTCGGGGCAGTCAGGCCTGGAACACGAATGACTCAAGGATTGCCAAGCGTATGGCTCTGCTGGTGTTCACGGACTTTCTCTGCTGGTCGCCTATTGCCTTCTTCTCGATTACGGCCATCTTTGGACTGCAGTTGATCTCGCTGGAGCAGGCCAAGATATTCACAGTGTTTGTGCTGCCGTTGAACAGCTGCTGCAATCCATTTCTGTATGCCATCATGACCAAGCAGTTCAAGAAGGATTGCGTCACACTCTGCAAGCACTTCGAGGAGACACGCGTGGGTGGCACAACAGCAGCGCGTGCCGCACGTGGCAAGCGAGGCGTCGAGTTGCCGCCACCACTGTTGCCAGCCGCAGCCGTTGCTCATCCGCCCGGTTGCCGCTGCCTGCGCATGCTGCCCAGCGAGATGCCCAATTGGCATAAGATGGAGCAGACGCCAACGCTCTGGCAACGCCTCAAGCGACTCTGCTGCGGGCAGCGCAGCCGACGCAAGCAGCGCCGTCAGCCGCAACAGCGACGTCAACGTGCCTACACCGCAGCGGCGGCGAATCCGTATCAATATCAGTTCGCTGAGCTACGTCAACAGCGGAAGAATCGCGCCAGCTCCATTTCCAGTGAGAACTTCTGCAGCTCACGCAGTTCCAGTTGGCGACATGGCGCCAACTCATCGACGCCAGCACCGCAGTCGAATTGCAGCATGCCGTTGAAGCTAATGGATCCCAGTCAGGGACATACGCACGGTCGGCGACGGCACTCGGCCTGGCTGATCACCAGAAAGACGTCCCAGGACTCGAATCTGTCCAGTTCG
This DNA window, taken from Drosophila nasuta strain 15112-1781.00 chromosome 2L, ASM2355853v1, whole genome shotgun sequence, encodes the following:
- the LOC132783479 gene encoding uncharacterized protein LOC132783479 isoform X2; its protein translation is MAAHCRRRRQLRSDAGKAAATATATATTTAIGLQLLLLSALLSVLATAMSTSMATLNATSSSTQNAAHNETKENRSTAKQQLSEISVNIVSSTPTATPIGIRENVMLPSSDPEREAQILYEKSLQEYHGAQRATETVTLSAGDGDGDVDSSVSGNGSKSSAQRNLHSVCELWLQKHCHCTGSLENLKLSCRSIGILAVPVNLPSEVLQLDLGNNNITKLEANSFFMVPHLEELTLSDNSIINMDPYTFYGLAKLKRLSLQNCGLKSLAPHSFQGLGQLVSLNLGSNLLTIINDDDFPRMPNLIVLLLKRNQIMKISAGALKNLTALKVLELDDNLISSLPEGLSKLTQLQELSMTSNRLRWINDTELPRSMQILDFRANPLSTITNGAFRGMTKLRKLILSDVRTLRNFPELEACHALEILKLDRAGIQDVPAKLCRQTPRLKSLELKTNSLKSIPNLNSCRDLRLLDLSSNQIESLQGRPFFGLKQLHDLLLSYNRIKSLPQDAFQGIPKLQLLDLEGNEIAFIHKDAFAVFTALEDLNLGNNIFPHLPEAGLSALLHLKTFNNPKLREFPPPETFPRIQTLILSYAYHCCAFLPLVAMSAQRKTSQVQEAVLFPSDAEFDMTLWNTTMMNIWPQMYNLSKQLGASSHELWDSPNYMTNYKFNEDLQQLPTGSQSPSSYMEDYFESHDVSAPGTGFGFGTGLFSGISADDLQPGSVQCLPMPGPFLPCADLFDWWTLRCGVWVVFLLALLGNGTVVFVLVCSRSKMDVPRFLVCNLAAADFFMGIYLGILAIVDAATLGEFRMFAIPWQMSLLCQLAGFLAVLSSELSVYTLAVITLERNYAITHAIHLNKRLSLRQAGYIMSVGWIFALMMALLPLLGVSDYRKFAVCLPFETTTGPASLTYVISLMFINGCAFLTLMGCYLKMYWAIRGSQAWNTNDSRIAKRMALLVFTDFLCWSPIAFFSITAIFGLQLISLEQAKIFTVFVLPLNSCCNPFLYAIMTKQFKKDCVTLCKHFEETRVGGTTAARAARGKRGVELPPPLLPAAAVAHPPGCRCLRMLPSEMPNWHKMEQTPTLWQRLKRLCCGQRSRRKQRRQPQQRRQRAYTAAAANPYQYQFAELRQQRKNRASSISSENFCSSRSSSWRHGANSSTPAPQSNCSMPLKLMDPSQGHTHGRRRHSAWLITRKTSQDSNLSSSRNDSSASATTASTSTFRLSRSSAGSSTPLPSIIAHNGKQQHETLNKPRLVRQEAVQEEEDSSPPRLGVRFLPTIPSAADSSVIMEDGDSANAAAGGAAFLGMPLPGVSSGFLVTPPAQLQPDKPPPAPNDAPP